The Coffea eugenioides isolate CCC68of chromosome 8, Ceug_1.0, whole genome shotgun sequence genome has a segment encoding these proteins:
- the LOC113779484 gene encoding short-chain dehydrogenase TIC 32, chloroplastic-like isoform X1, whose amino-acid sequence MWYPWKKGPSGFSSSSTAEDVTQGVDATGLTAIVTGASSGIGTEITRVLVLRGAHVIMAVRNVDVGRKVKEAILKEIPNAKIEVMELDLSSMASVRKFASEYNSSDLPLNILINNAGVMAPPYMVSQDGMEMQFATNHIGHFLLTNLLLQKMKTTARDCQREGRIVNVSSVGHNFTYQEGICFDKINDQSSYSPFRAYGQSKLANILHASELSRRLKEEGVNVTANSLHPGAINTNLMRHQKFVEVVGSLLNKLFFKSIPQGAATPCYVALNPQVEGVRGEYFSDSNIAKPSALAKDAELAKKLWDFSLKLTDPKE is encoded by the exons ATGTGGTATCCTTGGAAAAAAGGGCCATCTGGGTTCTCTTCTAGCTCTACAGCTGAGGATGTCACTCAAGGGGTTGATGCCACGGGCCTCACTGCCATTGTTACAG GAGCATCCAGTGGCATTGGCACAGAGATTACTCGAGTCTTAGTGTTGCGTGGTGCACATGTAATTATGGCAGTGCGAAATGTGGATGTTGGAAGAAAAGTAAAGGAAGCCATACTGAAGGAGATTCCTAATGCTAAAATTGAAGTTATGGAGTTGGACCTCAGCTCTATGGCATCAGTTAGGAAGTTTGCATCAGAATACAACTCCTCTGATCTTCCTCTGAACATTCTGAT tAACAATGCCGGGGTTATGGCACCACCATACATGGTTTCACAGGATGGTATGGAGATGCAGTTTGCAACTAATCATATAG GTCATTTCCTTTTGACAAATCTGTTGCTGCAGAAAATGAAAACCACAGCACGTGACTGCCAAAGAGAAGGGAGAATAGTTAATGTCTCATCAGTTGGACACAATTTCACGTATCAAGAGGGAATCTGTTTTGACAAGATAAATGACCAATCAAG CTACAGCCCTTTCCGTGCCTATGGACAATCCAAACTTGCTAATATATTGCATGCTAGTGAACTTTCCAGGCGCTTGAAG GAAGAAGGCGTGAATGTAACTGCTAATTCTCTTCATCCTGGAGCAATTAACACAAACCTTATGCGTCACCAGAAGTTCGTGGAGG TTGTGGGAAGTTTGTTAAATAAACTCTTTTTCAAATCCATTCCACAG GGTGCTGCCACTCCATGCTACGTGGCTTTAAATCCGCAAGTTGAAGGAGTACGCGGCGAGTACTTTTCGGACTCTAATATAGCAAAACCAAGTGCTTTAGCTAAGGATGCTGAATTGGCGAAGAAACTGTGGGACTTTAGCTTGAAATTGACAGATCCCAAGGAGTAG
- the LOC113779484 gene encoding short-chain dehydrogenase TIC 32, chloroplastic-like isoform X3, producing the protein MWYPWKKGPSGFSSSSTAEDVTQGVDATGLTAIVTGASSGIGTEITRVLVLRGAHVIMAVRNVDVGRKVKEAILKEIPNAKIEVMELDLSSMASVRKFASEYNSSDLPLNILINNAGVMAPPYMVSQDGMEMQFATNHIGHFLLTNLLLQKMKTTARDCQREGRIVNVSSVGHNFTYQEGICFDKINDQSSYSPFRAYGQSKLANILHASELSRRLKEEGVNVTANSLHPGAINTNLMRHQKFVEGCCHSMLRGFKSAS; encoded by the exons ATGTGGTATCCTTGGAAAAAAGGGCCATCTGGGTTCTCTTCTAGCTCTACAGCTGAGGATGTCACTCAAGGGGTTGATGCCACGGGCCTCACTGCCATTGTTACAG GAGCATCCAGTGGCATTGGCACAGAGATTACTCGAGTCTTAGTGTTGCGTGGTGCACATGTAATTATGGCAGTGCGAAATGTGGATGTTGGAAGAAAAGTAAAGGAAGCCATACTGAAGGAGATTCCTAATGCTAAAATTGAAGTTATGGAGTTGGACCTCAGCTCTATGGCATCAGTTAGGAAGTTTGCATCAGAATACAACTCCTCTGATCTTCCTCTGAACATTCTGAT tAACAATGCCGGGGTTATGGCACCACCATACATGGTTTCACAGGATGGTATGGAGATGCAGTTTGCAACTAATCATATAG GTCATTTCCTTTTGACAAATCTGTTGCTGCAGAAAATGAAAACCACAGCACGTGACTGCCAAAGAGAAGGGAGAATAGTTAATGTCTCATCAGTTGGACACAATTTCACGTATCAAGAGGGAATCTGTTTTGACAAGATAAATGACCAATCAAG CTACAGCCCTTTCCGTGCCTATGGACAATCCAAACTTGCTAATATATTGCATGCTAGTGAACTTTCCAGGCGCTTGAAG GAAGAAGGCGTGAATGTAACTGCTAATTCTCTTCATCCTGGAGCAATTAACACAAACCTTATGCGTCACCAGAAGTTCGTGGAGG GGTGCTGCCACTCCATGCTACGTGGCTTTAAATCCGCAAGTTGA
- the LOC113779484 gene encoding short-chain dehydrogenase TIC 32, chloroplastic-like isoform X2 — translation MWYPWKKGPSGFSSSSTAEDVTQGVDATGLTAIVTGASSGIGTEITRVLVLRGAHVIMAVRNVDVGRKVKEAILKEIPNAKIEVMELDLSSMASVRKFASEYNSSDLPLNILINNAGVMAPPYMVSQDGMEMQFATNHIGHFLLTNLLLQKMKTTARDCQREGRIVNVSSVGHNFTYQEGICFDKINDQSSPFRAYGQSKLANILHASELSRRLKEEGVNVTANSLHPGAINTNLMRHQKFVEVVGSLLNKLFFKSIPQGAATPCYVALNPQVEGVRGEYFSDSNIAKPSALAKDAELAKKLWDFSLKLTDPKE, via the exons ATGTGGTATCCTTGGAAAAAAGGGCCATCTGGGTTCTCTTCTAGCTCTACAGCTGAGGATGTCACTCAAGGGGTTGATGCCACGGGCCTCACTGCCATTGTTACAG GAGCATCCAGTGGCATTGGCACAGAGATTACTCGAGTCTTAGTGTTGCGTGGTGCACATGTAATTATGGCAGTGCGAAATGTGGATGTTGGAAGAAAAGTAAAGGAAGCCATACTGAAGGAGATTCCTAATGCTAAAATTGAAGTTATGGAGTTGGACCTCAGCTCTATGGCATCAGTTAGGAAGTTTGCATCAGAATACAACTCCTCTGATCTTCCTCTGAACATTCTGAT tAACAATGCCGGGGTTATGGCACCACCATACATGGTTTCACAGGATGGTATGGAGATGCAGTTTGCAACTAATCATATAG GTCATTTCCTTTTGACAAATCTGTTGCTGCAGAAAATGAAAACCACAGCACGTGACTGCCAAAGAGAAGGGAGAATAGTTAATGTCTCATCAGTTGGACACAATTTCACGTATCAAGAGGGAATCTGTTTTGACAAGATAAATGACCAATCAAG CCCTTTCCGTGCCTATGGACAATCCAAACTTGCTAATATATTGCATGCTAGTGAACTTTCCAGGCGCTTGAAG GAAGAAGGCGTGAATGTAACTGCTAATTCTCTTCATCCTGGAGCAATTAACACAAACCTTATGCGTCACCAGAAGTTCGTGGAGG TTGTGGGAAGTTTGTTAAATAAACTCTTTTTCAAATCCATTCCACAG GGTGCTGCCACTCCATGCTACGTGGCTTTAAATCCGCAAGTTGAAGGAGTACGCGGCGAGTACTTTTCGGACTCTAATATAGCAAAACCAAGTGCTTTAGCTAAGGATGCTGAATTGGCGAAGAAACTGTGGGACTTTAGCTTGAAATTGACAGATCCCAAGGAGTAG
- the LOC113779276 gene encoding signal peptide peptidase-like 2 isoform X1 produces MKKNSIKASAFLMGFDRICSLICVYAIVVVVFSSPAEVTAGDIVHEDDLAPKKPGCENDFVLVKIQTWVDGIENAEFVGVGARFGTTIVSKEKNAQQTHLTRSNPRDCCSPSINKLAGDVIMVDRGKCKFTTKANIAEAAGASAVLIINNQKELYKMVCEPNETDLDIKIPAVMLPQDAGASLEKMLSNSSSVSVQLYSPRRPVVDIAEVFLWLMAVGTILCASYWSAWSAREVAVEQDQLLKDASDEVPSPKGLGVSNVVDISTASAVFFVVIASCFLILLYKLMSSWFLDLLVVLFCIGGVEGLQTCLVALLSRWFKRTGESFIKVPFFGAVSYLTLAVSPFCIAFAVIWAVYRNASFGWVGQDILGIALIITVIQIVRVPNLKVGTVLLSCAFLYDIFWVFVSKTLFHESVMIVVARGDRSGEDGIPMLLKIPRLFDPWGGFSIIGFGDILLPGLLIAFSLRYDCLAKKNLRAGYFLWAMFAYGLGLLITYVALNLMDGHGQPALLYIVPFTLGTFIALGKMRGDLKILWTKGEPERVCPHVGLESNKE; encoded by the exons atgaagaaaaatagcATCAAAGCTTCTGCATTTCTCATGGGTTTTGACAGAATTTGCAGTTTAATCTGCGTGTATGCAATTGTAGTGGTGGTCTTCAGTAGTCCAGCTGAAGTGACGGCCGGTGACATAGTTCATGAAGACGATTTAGCCCCTAAAAAGCCCGGTTGCGAGAATGATTTCGTTTTG GTAAAAATTCAGACTTGGGTTGATGGCATAGAGAACGCTGAGTTTGTTGGTGTTGGTGCTAGGTTTGGCACTACAATTGTTTCGAAGGAGAAAAATGCACAACAAACTCACCTTACTCGTTCAAACCCTAGGGATTGTTGTAGTCCTTCAATTAACAAG CTTGCTGGAGATGTCATCATGGTTGATCGTGGCAAGTGTAAATTTACAACTAAGGCTAATATTGCAGAGGCTGCTGGTGCTTCAGCTGTCCTTATTATCAATAATCAAAAAG AACTCTACAAGATGGTCTGTGAGCCTAATGAAACTGATCTGGACATAAAGATTCCAGCCGTGATGCTTCCGCAAGATGCTGGTGCAAGCTTGGAGAAGATGCTGTCAAATAGTTCATCAG TTTCTGTGCAGCTGTACTCTCCACGAAGACCAGTAGTTGACATAGCAGAAGTGTTTTTGTGGCTAATGGCAGTTGGTACGATCTTATGTGCCTCTTATTGGTCTGCTTGGAGTGCTAGAGAAGTGGCTGTTGAACAGGACCAGTTGTTAAAG GATGCGTCAGACGAAGTTCCAAGCCCAAAAGGTCTTGGTGTAAGCAATGTGGTGGATATAAGCACTGCATCGGCAGTCTTCTTTGTAGTCATTGCTTCATGCTTCTTGATTTTACTGTACAAGCTAATGTCATCCTGGTTCCTTGATCTCTTGGTGGTTCTTTTTTGCATTGGTGGTGTAGAG GGCTTGCAAACTTGCTTGGTTGCTTTGTTATCTAG GTGGTTCAAACGCACGGGAGAGTCATTCATTAAAGTGCCTTTCTTTGGAGCTGTCTCTTACCTTACTTTGGCTGTATCTCCATTCTGCATAGCTTTTGCTGTTATTTGGGCTGTGTACAGAAATGCCTCTTTTGGCTGGGTAGGCCAAGATATTCTT GGGATTGCACTGATAATAACAGTTATTCAGATTGTGCGAGTCCCTAATCTCAAG GTGGGCACAGTTCTTCTTAGTTGTGCCTTCTTGTACGACATATTCTGGGTCTTTGTTTCAAAGACGCTGTTCCATGAAAGCGTGATGATTGTG GTTGCTCGAGGTGATAGAAGTGGAGAGGATGGTATTCCAATGCTTCTGAAAATTCCACGCTTGTTTGATCCTTGGGGTGGTTTTAGCATCATAGGCTTTGGTGACATCCTTTTACCTGGGCTGCTGATAGCATTTTCGCTCAG ATATGATTGTCTTGCAAAGAAGAATCTTCGAGCTGGTTATTTTTTATGGGCAATGTTTGCTTATGGACTAG GTCTGCTTATTACATATGTGGCGTTGAACCTGATGGATGGCCATGGCCAACCTGCTCTTCTTTACATCGTCCCATTTACTCTTG GAACCTTTATAGCACTGGGAAAAATGAGAGGCGATCTAAAGATTCTGTGGACAAAAGGAGAACCCGAAAGGGTCTGCCCGCATGTCGGCCTTGAATCTAACAAGGAATGA
- the LOC113779908 gene encoding aquaporin PIP1-3, which translates to MAEGKEEDVKLGANKFTERQPLGTAAQTDKDYKEPPPAPLFEPGELSSWSFYRAGIAEFMATLLFLYITILTIMGVNRSTPNKCASVGIQGIAWAFGGMIFALVYCTAGISGGHINPAVTFGLFLARKLSLTRAVFYIVMQCLGAICGAGIVKGFEKGPYERSKGGVNYVQHGYTKGDGLGAEIVGTFVLVYTVFSATDAKRNARDSHVPILAPLPIGFAVFLVHLATIPITGTSINPARSLGAAIIYNRDLGWDDHWIFWVGPFIGAALAAVYHQIVIRAIPFKSRA; encoded by the exons ATGGCAGAGGGCAAGGAAGAAGATGTTAAGCTTGGAGCGAACAAGTTCACAGAGAGGCAACCATTGGGGACAGCAGCTCAAACAGACAAGGACTACAAGGAGCCACCACCAGCACCCCTCTTCGAGCCAGGGGAATTGAGTTCATGGTCCTTCTACAGGGCTGGTATTGCTGAGTTCATGGCCACCCTGCTGTTCTTGTACATCACTATCTTGACTATTATGGGGGTTAACAGAAGCACGCCAAACAAGTGTGCTTCTGTTGGTATTCAGGGGATCGCCTGGGCTTTTGGTGGTATGATCTTTGCACTTGTCTACTGCACTGCTGGTATCTCAG GAGGACACATTAACCCAGCGGTGACTTTTGGACTGTTCCTAGCAAGGAAGCTCTCCTTGACAAGGGCTGTGTTCTACATAGTCATGCAGTGCTTGGGAGCCATCTGTGGTGCTGGTATTGTCAAGGGATTTGAGAAGGGACCATATGAGAGATCAAAGGGTGGGGTCAACTATGTACAACATGGCTACACCAAAGGAGACGGCCTTGGTGCTGAGATTGTTGGGACCTTCGTCCTTGTTTACACTGTTTTCTCTGCCACTGATGCCAAGAGAAATGCCAGAGACTCACATGTTCCC ATTTTGGCTCCTCTTCCAATTGGATTTGCAGTTTTCTTGGTTCACTTGGCTACTATCCCCATTACTGGCACAAGCATCAACCCTGCAAGAAGTCTTGGTGCAGCCATCATCTACAACAGAGACCTTGGATGGGATGATCAC TGGATCTTCTGGGTTGGACCCTTCATTGGAGCTGCTCTTGCTGCAGTGTACCACCAGATTGTGATCAGAGCCATTCCTTTCAAGAGCAGGGCTTAA
- the LOC113779276 gene encoding signal peptide peptidase-like 2 isoform X2, whose product MKKNSIKASAFLMGFDRICSLICVYAIVVVVFSSPAEVTAGDIVHEDDLAPKKPGCENDFVLVKIQTWVDGIENAEFVGVGARFGTTIVSKEKNAQQTHLTRSNPRDCCSPSINKLAGDVIMVDRGKCKFTTKANIAEAAGASAVLIINNQKELYKMVCEPNETDLDIKIPAVMLPQDAGASLEKMLSNSSSVSVQLYSPRRPVVDIAEVFLWLMAVGTILCASYWSAWSAREVAVEQDQLLKDASDEVPSPKGLGVSNVVDISTASAVFFVVIASCFLILLYKLMSSWFLDLLVVLFCIGGVEGLQTCLVALLSRWFKRTGESFIKVPFFGAVSYLTLAVSPFCIAFAVIWAVYRNASFGWGIALIITVIQIVRVPNLKVGTVLLSCAFLYDIFWVFVSKTLFHESVMIVVARGDRSGEDGIPMLLKIPRLFDPWGGFSIIGFGDILLPGLLIAFSLRYDCLAKKNLRAGYFLWAMFAYGLGLLITYVALNLMDGHGQPALLYIVPFTLGTFIALGKMRGDLKILWTKGEPERVCPHVGLESNKE is encoded by the exons atgaagaaaaatagcATCAAAGCTTCTGCATTTCTCATGGGTTTTGACAGAATTTGCAGTTTAATCTGCGTGTATGCAATTGTAGTGGTGGTCTTCAGTAGTCCAGCTGAAGTGACGGCCGGTGACATAGTTCATGAAGACGATTTAGCCCCTAAAAAGCCCGGTTGCGAGAATGATTTCGTTTTG GTAAAAATTCAGACTTGGGTTGATGGCATAGAGAACGCTGAGTTTGTTGGTGTTGGTGCTAGGTTTGGCACTACAATTGTTTCGAAGGAGAAAAATGCACAACAAACTCACCTTACTCGTTCAAACCCTAGGGATTGTTGTAGTCCTTCAATTAACAAG CTTGCTGGAGATGTCATCATGGTTGATCGTGGCAAGTGTAAATTTACAACTAAGGCTAATATTGCAGAGGCTGCTGGTGCTTCAGCTGTCCTTATTATCAATAATCAAAAAG AACTCTACAAGATGGTCTGTGAGCCTAATGAAACTGATCTGGACATAAAGATTCCAGCCGTGATGCTTCCGCAAGATGCTGGTGCAAGCTTGGAGAAGATGCTGTCAAATAGTTCATCAG TTTCTGTGCAGCTGTACTCTCCACGAAGACCAGTAGTTGACATAGCAGAAGTGTTTTTGTGGCTAATGGCAGTTGGTACGATCTTATGTGCCTCTTATTGGTCTGCTTGGAGTGCTAGAGAAGTGGCTGTTGAACAGGACCAGTTGTTAAAG GATGCGTCAGACGAAGTTCCAAGCCCAAAAGGTCTTGGTGTAAGCAATGTGGTGGATATAAGCACTGCATCGGCAGTCTTCTTTGTAGTCATTGCTTCATGCTTCTTGATTTTACTGTACAAGCTAATGTCATCCTGGTTCCTTGATCTCTTGGTGGTTCTTTTTTGCATTGGTGGTGTAGAG GGCTTGCAAACTTGCTTGGTTGCTTTGTTATCTAG GTGGTTCAAACGCACGGGAGAGTCATTCATTAAAGTGCCTTTCTTTGGAGCTGTCTCTTACCTTACTTTGGCTGTATCTCCATTCTGCATAGCTTTTGCTGTTATTTGGGCTGTGTACAGAAATGCCTCTTTTGGCTGG GGGATTGCACTGATAATAACAGTTATTCAGATTGTGCGAGTCCCTAATCTCAAG GTGGGCACAGTTCTTCTTAGTTGTGCCTTCTTGTACGACATATTCTGGGTCTTTGTTTCAAAGACGCTGTTCCATGAAAGCGTGATGATTGTG GTTGCTCGAGGTGATAGAAGTGGAGAGGATGGTATTCCAATGCTTCTGAAAATTCCACGCTTGTTTGATCCTTGGGGTGGTTTTAGCATCATAGGCTTTGGTGACATCCTTTTACCTGGGCTGCTGATAGCATTTTCGCTCAG ATATGATTGTCTTGCAAAGAAGAATCTTCGAGCTGGTTATTTTTTATGGGCAATGTTTGCTTATGGACTAG GTCTGCTTATTACATATGTGGCGTTGAACCTGATGGATGGCCATGGCCAACCTGCTCTTCTTTACATCGTCCCATTTACTCTTG GAACCTTTATAGCACTGGGAAAAATGAGAGGCGATCTAAAGATTCTGTGGACAAAAGGAGAACCCGAAAGGGTCTGCCCGCATGTCGGCCTTGAATCTAACAAGGAATGA